In the Triticum aestivum cultivar Chinese Spring chromosome 2B, IWGSC CS RefSeq v2.1, whole genome shotgun sequence genome, atcccaaccaaaatcctgtccaccatggagcaatcttcaacttcacgtgcaactagcaacgctataagagggctgagcaaagcggtaacatagccaattaatggtttgctaggaggggtgtcaaaggttagaggttcatggcaatttgggaggcttgatgagcaaaagataggtagtgcagcaaagcgatagaacgaagcaactagcatagcaatgatagtagtgagatccagggtagcggtcatcttccctgaaatcccgctaggaagaagaacgagtccatgaagaagacaagcggacgtagtcgaacgaatcctcacactccggaacgaaaccgaagctaacgagagaaacaaaccggaaagaagcaaacatcatggtaaacacacaagcataaacatggcatgatgcaaaatcaagtatgatgcatgtccggtttaaagagccatgtcatggcaaagtgcacaaacaatactacaaattaagtggagctcaatatgcaacgagttgcatattgacgaaacaccacattcaagtatttagttcactctcgtttatgctactcatcaatattaaatgttgttaaacatggcaagaggtgaagcataattaaactaactattgaggcaagtttaaatgaggccggaacaacaaacaacaattccggaaagtccccatgtcatttagtagttttaaagcaaacaacaattttaagcattttaaatgttgttaacatgatgcggatgacataagcaaggtttatgcaatttttatgaaaatgttgacatctaatatgatagggagcatttggtcaccatggcggaacaaaaaggggtgccacggcaacgataacgaaaatggtgccacggcaacattccggtgatccgataactcattgaaataccggtgcaaaagaggaagtgtgcggatgtgcggaatatgcaaaagatggtggggtgatcccggttaccgagttcccacgggtcgacggcatggcaaacgaggagaaacatgcatgaagcaaacgggcacggtgcaaacacgagcatctcatacaacacatgcattcggtccacggttgatcatctcggggttataccttcgaagcgtgcattcggggcagAACgcgttcgtcgagggaagtagacgttatcgcgatgtagtggaagtagttgttcttgcgacggtagtggaagtagttgtacacgacGATGGCAGTGGTACACCATTGGAGTCGTACATgttccgtagatgaacttggcgtatCCATGCATAGGGGTACTTGGCGATACGTAGATGTACACGACaatcgtagtggtacttggcggcTCCGCATAGTCGAACTTAACGATCCGAGGGGGTATTTGGCGCATCACTAGGTAGTTGTACTCGGGGTACACTTGACGGAGAGGAACTTGGCGTCGGTGTCTAACGCGACAAAAAGATCCGGCTGCATGCGAAGGCAGCGGGGCTTGCAGATGCGATGATCGCAGGGGCACTGCTCGCCACGGAGGCCTCGGAAAGAATACTCGAGGTGAGCTCGGGCATGCCAAAAGGAAGAGGCGGCCAACGGAGACATGGACATGCAGCATCTAGCCCGGGCTCGAGTGGAACACGAAGATTGCAGGTCGGGCAGCGCAGACGAGGACTTGCCGGATCCAACCAGGAGTCGAACAAGGAGGTCGGGGATGGGTCGAGGGAGGCCATCGTGGTGGAGCAACAACGACGAGCAGGCCGAGCGGCCCACGCCACGGACCGGGTTGGACTGGCAGCGGTgggaggcggccatggcgcggccGTGAGCGCATAGCTCGGGTCgcgggcgaggaggagaagaaggagtcTTGGAGGGGCTTGCCAGCGCAATGCTTGCCGGAGCCAGTGGGCAACGCGAGCGGCGAAGGGTGAGGCGCGGCAGATGCGGGGTGCCATGCAAGGCAAGCAGGAGGCATCGCGCAGAGGGGCGGCGCTCGGCAGCGGGGCCGACGTCGAGGAGGAGATCGGGCGCGGGGGATATGGGAACGGAGGATGGGGATCGAGCCGAGGCGCGAGGGGATCGGGGCGAAGCCCTTCCTGGCGCTGGCAGCGGGCGTGCGTTGGCGGCGCTAGAGGAGGAACGAGGGGAGGAGAAGGGATCGAGCAGAGCTCTCCCCTGCAGCTAGGGTTAGAGGGGGTGtagctgggccttagaggccggcccgcTAGGGAAGGAAGTGGCCAAAGGCCTGGCtgagctctcttctccctctctcttattttctaaaacagaaaataacaaagaagaaaagaagaaggaaggaggtgttggggaagaagttggacacgtgGATAATTTTctcggactcacaaaaatgcgcttgttccgagaaaatggaaaaggccatgattgagagatttaaatccaaactcatttgatttaaattgaaatgatttgaataggaagtgagggttgggaaggtctaaaaatgttcggatttttggtggagctccggaatatgatgaaagaaattatgggcaaggttggagaccaagaattgagataacaacggcatgggatattttgcaagtgggttatggttaattccaaataaatggaataattttattatagctccctaataatagtaggagactttgaatatgttttaaagagaaatcaccgtgtgaatatccctcgatttaaatagatcaacgatctatgcaatttatttaggtgagtttagatgcaaagattaatgacatgatggcatgatgacatgatacaatgcaaaaaaataaaagagcaagcacaaatgaaacacacgatgatcacaaaaatatggaagtcttctggagcgtcggtcttggagCGTTACATAGTTCCAGCCCCGACCAAGCACCATGTGCCCCTCGAAGTTTTGGACCTGCACCCAAAACATGCACCGCTTGTTTGCCGATAGCCTGACCACGCGCGGGAGCCGCTTGATGACCAGCCAggtgttcatcacctccacgaacttGTGAGGGACAACAAACATGGCGAGGTCCTCGTTGTACTTGATCTGCTGGTAGAAGCGCAGCGGCTCCTGGGCCCCGTCCTCGTGGCCCTGCCTCGGAGATCGTCCCCTTGAACGAGGCAAGCTGATCATGAAGGCGATCCTACCAGGCAGGTCCACCATCCTGAGCCACCTATTCGTGGGGATGAAATCCTCGACGCGCTCAGCTCCAACCACTACCTGAGCTCCTCCACCCACCACATCCCAGTcactcttcaatatcttgtcaggtAAGATGACAAGTATTAGTGCACAAACTCTTTAAAAAAAtgggcacttgctgttgggcaaatgccactgatcagtggacttgccTAATAGCAAGTGCCACTGATGAGTGGCATTTGCTCATGGGCAAATGCCACTAATCATTGGCACTTGTtgttgggcaagtccactgatcagtgCACTATCCTAAGCATGGAAACATATCTAAAAATAGCAACAACAAGTGCCAATAGCACCCATATGCACCCATGCACATTTGGCATCATCCTAGAATGGTCCTACTACATGCACGTATAACAATCAACACAAACCCTAGCATGAACACAACTACTAGCATGAACACAGATCCTAGGACACACTAGCAGTAGCAGAAAAAAATTAGCCTAGGACGCACACTGTAGGAAACAAGAACAAGTCGGTCCGATTGGATCCCATTGGGATCACATCCAATCGGATCTACTTGAATCCTATCCAATCCGATCGAATCCACTAACTACTAGCACATGCCTAAGAAAATAAACCCCTAATCTACATCTACGAGCAAGCATTCTGGGGTTTGACTCACCGGAGCTTGCGCAGCCACAGCGAAccgaggccggggtgaaaacctcgGCGGGAAGGAGAGCggtggcggagcagaggaggagccggCCCTGGCGATGGGCTGTGGCATCGGCCCCGTACTCATGGCCATGCCGGAGCTCAAGGAGGACGACGCGCTGATAGGAGAAAACCCCTGGACGGGGATCAAGAAAACCCCCCTGCCCAATGGGGTCCCAAGAAGCGGCGGCTCCGTGGATGGCGCCGGCACCGAGCCCAGGAGCACGAGGTTCGGAATCGGCGGCGGAGTAGGAACGGCCGGCACCGCATTGGCCAGCCCTCCTGGTGGACGGCAACAGATGGGGGAAGACGCTCGCATCACCGACGCCAGGTCCCTGCCCGAGTTCTAGAGCCCGGCCAGCCAGTGCTCCTGGATGCTGGCGATGCGCTGGTCGACGGGGGTCAGAGGATGGCGCGGCGGAGCcatcggaggagaggagagggagagacggTGAGGCAGAGAGGGAGCGGTGGGAACAGTGCGGGCTGGGCGATGACAGGagagtggggggagggagggggagttATGAGCCGTCGCGTCCGTCTTCCGCGCTGCCCGAAGCGTGCAACCCCCCGCACGCGTGGCCGCGCCGAGCCAGGCTCGTGAGAAACTGCCGATTCTGCAGTTTCCGCTGGGCCAGGCTCCGGCCTGCTTTAAGTTTCGTGCAGGCCACAACCCGCATGCAGCCCAGGCAACCAAACAGTCTGGGCACATCCCGCATGGGCCTGGTTGGGCTACATGCGGGCAATCAAATGCGGCCTTTACGGATCGATGATCATGGTTTCACCTGCTACCCCTTCtgccaaaaaaaaaaagaaaatgttgTTTTTTCCTCTATGCACCATGACCTAGCTAGTTTTACCTGCTGCACTGCTGCTAAGCTCCCCGGCGTGCGACGGAGGCAACGGATGCGTAAAGcgctacaggggtgcaccaacgaCGCACGCTTCCCCGCGTGACCGCGCCGGCCGGCCGGGTCTTATCCTTATCTTTGCCTTCCATCGACGAAAGGTTTCCTCAGACCAGTGGTCTACTGTATGCAAAGAGAGGAGTATCTAGCTTCCTTTGGTAGCTTTGATAGACACCATTATCACATATTCGGGCTGCTCCATGAAGTGTCATTTCATATCTTTGGTAATCGTTACGCCGTTGCCGCCGATCCGCAGACGGCGATCCTGGCTTCCCCAACCCTCTATATAGAGCTTAACCCTCAAGCTGATATTAGGGTGAGCTAAAGAAGTCTAATACGTACGCAGTATAATGGACAAGTACAAGGGAAGGGTAGATGAGGCGCCGTCGATCGGCTCCAGCAGCTGGGTGGTGGAGATGGAGGCGACGATCCGCGACATCGacccggaggtggagatggcgcgGTGGAAGCGCCACTCCATCTACCAGGTGCCGGAGCGGATCAAGAACCTGCACAACAGCAAGGCGTACCGGCCGGAGCTGGTGTCGCTGGGGCCCTTCCACCACGGCGAGCCCGACCTGCTCcccatggaggagcacaagcgCCGGGCGGTGGTGCACCTGGTCAAGCGCTCCGGGAGGCCGCTGCGGGACTTCGTCGCGGCCGTGGCGGAGGTGACGCAGCAGCTGCAGGAGGCGTACAAGGACCTCGCCGGCCAGTGGCGCGGCGCGGAGAACAGGCAGCGGTTCGTGGAGCTCATGGTCACCGACGGCTGCTTTCTGGTGGAGGCCATGAGGATGGACGCGCTGGGTGGCAAGGTGGACGATGATTACGCGCCCAACGACCCCGTCTTTAGCCAGTATGGCTATCTTTACATGTGGCGGTATATCCAGTCTGACATGGTCATCATGGAGAACCAGCTGCCTCTGCTTCTTCTCCACAGGCTACTAGTCGTTCTGGATCATGACAGATATCAGGTATACTACTCAATTACTTGTTCATCCATTAGTCATCTGTTCTTCACCTTTTCATATTCTTTAATTGACTTCATGTGCAAAGAAATACCATCCTGTCAAAATTAGGTCGTGCAAACTGCAATATAGTACTAAAAATTAAAAAGGTGCATATATAGGAGCATTTTTTAAATTAGTTGAGCCGTTTTTTTAATAAAATGCAACTATGCAAGCTCCACACAGTACGTTGTCATACCTACAAGGAAGATCAACAATGCAGAATGAAAATTTGAAAATATTAATAGTGCAAAATCCCCGTGAGCTCTAACTATCTATATATACATGTCAGGACGCCCGAGAGATCACCAAGTTGGTTCTTGATTCCCTGTGTCCGTGGCGTCGACACGTGGTTGAAACTAACCCAGTGGGGCTACACCCCCTCGACATCTTACACCAAAGTCTTACCCATGATGACCACCAAGACCGGAAAGGTTCGAAGGCGTATGTCATGCCCTCCGCAATTGAGATCTACGAAGCAGGAATAAATTTCAAGGTGAGCGAGACTGACAGCCTCCTCGACGTGCACTTCGAACAAGGAGTGCTAAGCATCCCGGCAGTTAGGGTCGACGAATGCACCGAGAAGAGGTTCCTTAATCTGATGGCATTCGAACGGCTCCACCCTGCTGCTGGCAATGCTGTGACGGCCTACGTGATCTTCATGGACAACATGATTAGCTCGGCCAAGGATGTAGCCCTGCTCAGATGTACGAATATTATCGAGAGTGGGTTGGGCAGCGATGAAGAGGTAGCTAAACTCCTCAACAACACGCTAAACAAGGGAGGAGTGATGAGCCCATCTAGCAGGCTCCATGATGTGCAGAGGCAGGTGAATGCCCACTGCATGAAGAGCTGGAATAGGTGGCGAGCTAACTTCATACAAACCTACTTGAGAAATCCTTGGGTGTTCATTTCCCTCGTCGCCACTGTTATTCTATTAGTTGCTACACTCTTGCAGACCGTCTATACGGTTGCACCTTTCTATAagtacatgtcaacctagtagcaAATTTTTACTCCGTCGGTTCCAAAACAGCCATCATATTAGGTTTTGTTAGGAAAAACATTTGACCAACAATTACTCTATTAATATGTACTTCATGTGACATAAAATTGATGTCATTAGATTTGTTTTAAAAGCACCTTTTGTTGTTTGTGATTTGTGACACGAAAGTTGTTTAATTGTTGGTGAAATTCTTTCCTAACAAAACCTAATACAGCTGGTATTTTGAAACGAAGGGAAATGACCCGTGGGTGTCCTACTATGAGCACCTAAATATACTTTTTATGATCTATGTGTTTACATCATATGTAAGTTGCCTTCAATGTGGAAACCTATCCACAACTAAATTGGCAACAAATTCAAAAGCCTTGAGAAAAATGCTCTTGTTAACTCGTTGGGAGGAAATTTAAGAGTTTTGCAACGACTACAAGGCTTATCCATCTAATACTCCCATGGTTTCATAGGGAAAGATCCACTTGTATCATGAGAAGATGACAAAAAAAATACTGTGACCCGAGTTTCCGTATCAGTGCCATTAGAACTACCAAAGGAAATTGGATGGGAGCCAAGAATATCATTGGATATTTCCTAGGCACCAAATATATTCTCATGATGTTTCAAATTTTAGGAACATTATGTGAACTTCAATATCAACGGATACACCAATGCTAGATACTTATCATATCCCTACAAACTATAAAACATAATCAgactattttcttttctttttgactGGCGAGATCTCTAACCCCTCCGCCACAACATAAGGTTGCTTTGGTTTGTCTCTAACTCGGTTGTTGTGTGACATTACATCAACCCAGATAACATAAACTTGACAATTCATTTCATATAAAAGTTCTAATAACAATTTGTTGCACTCCCTCACTAGACTCAGAGTAATATAGTCCATATGTATTTGTGGAATCAACGACAAATTAACCTAATGTTAACATGCCACATGCCTAGAGACGAGACCCTCTAATTTTCTGGCCAACATAGCAGTGCTCTGTTCTTCTTCATCTTTCCTGTCCACGCCAAGCTGGCCAGAAGAAACCATACCCACATCCTGTAACCCATGTTATTGCTTCCAACTTGCAGCTGAAATGTGTtatgcttgtcatttccttatcaTAATTTCTAAATTTCTTGGCGTCAATTGTATCAAAACTGGTCCCCATCTCTCTATTATTGGACCCCTCCTCATTCAAAACTGCAATACCATCAAATATTCTTACTCATCTTTCGACTATTTCCTCAATATTTGATTTCTTTGATCCTTCGTGCAGTATCGTCATTCTTCCCTAGTAGACCTCCGTTACGGAATCCAGGGAGGTGTTCGTGCTGGAAATGATGACGTCTCACTACTTATTCGCCGGAAGGCCGCTGGAAATAGAAATGCTTAGCAACATAAACAAGATGTGAATAGAAACAATTTTATCCAATATGATGAAAATAGGATAGGGGAGGAGGTTCATCCACAACCTCATACGTTATTCATGTGAGATCACAAGATAAATAAAAACCATTGGGTATACGTTTTTTTGTCAATATATGTGAACAATTCATGAGATTCATGAATTTTTTTCATGCATGTgatcatttatcatgacataattGAATATTTTTTTGAGATACCTTTCACTTTAAATTAGTTAACTAATTAGCCTTTTTTTATCTTATTAGTGTACATACACATTTTTATAAATTAGTTTTTTTGGGAATCTTTTATAAATTAGTTAAATGCATTTTATTGTCACGAGAACTTattttaaaatgcatgaacattttcctCGGAGTCATGATTTTTTTAAGAGTTGTAACATTTctttcttaaattcatgaaaatATGTTCCGAGGTACATGCCATTTCAATAATATATTATTATAAATATAAAATAGTTTTAATCATGTTTTGCAATTATATGAAAACACCTCTCATGAATTTTTTAAATGAATATTTTAATTTGATAAGCGCCGAGCCTGAAGGGCCAATGCAGAGCTAGCTAGAGGTTGAGGGGAAATGTAGACGAGCTCACCTCAGATAGATTAGAATTGCCGGTAAGGATGAGGGAGGTTGGTAGGCAAGGAACCATGCTTTAACGGAGGATGAtccagaggaggaagacgacggttTATCAGTCGATTCCTTGCGTCTTCGGGAGATTACTTCCATAGAGAGCTATAACGCGATGAGGCGAAGCTTGAGGACATCGCCGCTCGTCGTGCAATGGCCGTTAGTCGCACGAGCGAAGCATGTCGCCGATTGCGAGCTCTCATGCGTCCTTCAAGAGAGGTCTAAAGGAGAGGAAATGACTGGGAGAGAAAGGAGAATGATCAAGGCCGACATGGGTGACCTTATCCCCTCCCCAGTGAGGGCAACGACAAGTAAGAGGTGGCCCGGGTGCGCGAGCGGGGTGATGATGCACCACATCGGGTGCTCCTATTTGGCGCAGTGTGNNNNNNNNNNNNNNNNNNNNNNNNNNNNNNNNNNNNNNNNNNNNNNNNNNNNNNNNNNNNNNNNNNNNNNNNNNNNNNNNNNNNNNNNNNNNNNNNNNNNNNNNNNNNNNNNNNNNNNNNNNNNNNNNNNNNNNNNNNNNNNNNNNNNNNNNNNNNNNNNNNNNNNNNNNNNNNNNNNNNNNNNNNNNNNNNNNNNGGGAAACccctgtttttctatt is a window encoding:
- the LOC123040730 gene encoding UPF0481 protein At3g47200, whose translation is MDKYKGRVDEAPSIGSSSWVVEMEATIRDIDPEVEMARWKRHSIYQVPERIKNLHNSKAYRPELVSLGPFHHGEPDLLPMEEHKRRAVVHLVKRSGRPLRDFVAAVAEVTQQLQEAYKDLAGQWRGAENRQRFVELMVTDGCFLVEAMRMDALGGKVDDDYAPNDPVFSQYGYLYMWRYIQSDMVIMENQLPLLLLHRLLVVLDHDRYQDAREITKLVLDSLCPWRRHVVETNPVGLHPLDILHQSLTHDDHQDRKGSKAYVMPSAIEIYEAGINFKVSETDSLLDVHFEQGVLSIPAVRVDECTEKRFLNLMAFERLHPAAGNAVTAYVIFMDNMISSAKDVALLRCTNIIESGLGSDEEVAKLLNNTLNKGGVMSPSSRLHDVQRQVNAHCMKSWNRWRANFIQTYLRNPWVFISLVATVILLVATLLQTVYTVAPFYKYMST